The sequence TCGATTCCCATGGTTACTACTTATCATATCACCCCTTATAGCAGGAATGATAATCAGATCGGTTTTCTCTAATGCAGATGTAGTTATATCTGGTTTAATATGCACCAAGCCATCCTCGATAACAATATTCTCCGTTTCGCCCACCACCTGAATGTGAAAAATATCTTTTTTGTGCTCAGATTTACATATTTCGTTAACTTTTCTAAACACCGCCCTGGCATCAACCACGGATGCATAGTTGGCATTTTTCATCGCCAATATAGATATGTGCTTCCTCTTAAGGATCATCTGTCTATTTATACAAATGTAACTAATTCGGCTGACGCAAATGCCTTCTATATTATGTCGCATTTGCACTTAAAAGTCAAGGCATATTAACGCTACTTTTACATTGTACTAAACACAACACAATATGCAAGGCATCAATATCTATCTGCACTTTAATGGAAACAGCGAAATAGCTTTTTCCTTTTACAAGTCCGTTTTTGGTGGAGAATTCCTGGCAATACAGCGGTATAAGGATATACCAGGCGGCGACAAAATGAATGCGGAAGATCAGGAGAAAATGGTTCACATATCATTAAAAATAGCGCCGAATACTACCTTAATGGCATCTGATAACCTGGCCAGTCATCAAAATGAATTGGTGATGGGCAATAATTATCACATTTGTATTCAGGCTGAAAATGAAAAGGAGGCCAATAAACTTTTTCAGGCACTCTCAAAAGACGGTAAAATTGAAATGCCAATGAATAAAACATTCTGGGGAGCCTATTTTGGCATGTGCCAGGACAAATTTGGATTACTATGGATGATCAATTTCACTTACCCCGTAAATCATTAAGATATGAAAATTACAAAAATAAAGATAGCATATTGGATCGTCCTTGTTTTTATCACAATAGGCATGCTTTTTTCAGCCGTACCCAGCGTGCTAAAATTACCTTATGCGGTTGAACATTTTTGCAATGTTTTAAAACTACCGGAATACCTGTTGGTTTTTACGGGGGTTATAAAAATCATCGGTTTGATCACTCTGTATATCCCCGGCTATCCCAGATTAAAAGAATGGATATTTGCAGGCTTTACGTTTGATTTGATCGGCGCCTGGTATTGCAATTATTCAGGACTAAATTCCTTCGCAGGAACCTTGCCTGTACTGGTTTATTTGCTGATTTTATTTGTGCTGTACTATTTGTATCATAGAATTCACCCTACAACCAAGTGATATGACGCTCGTATATATTTTAATAGCAGTAATGCTCCTATTATTGATCGCTGCAGTTTTTGTAAAAAGAGACTTTGTGGTTCAGCGTCAACTTGACATACCCAAGGACCCCCAAGAAATTTTTTCGTTTATAAAGTATTTGAACAATCACAAATATTTTAGTAAGTGGGTTACAAAACATGCTATAGATACAACAGACACAAGAGGCAGAGACGGAACAGTTGGTTTTATTCAACCCTGGAACAATTACCGGGATAAGGCAGGTATAGGCGAATTGGAGATAAAGGCTTTTACAGAAAACGAAAAAGTTCACTTGCTGCATCATTACTTTAAACCGATAAAAGGCCTTGGCGAATCGGAAATTATCATCCGGCAAAACGGTCATTCAGGCTCGTTGGTCAAGTGGCAATATACCGGACATACAAAGTATCCATTCAACCTGATTACATCCATGTTAAACATGGATAAAATTGTCGGCAAAGACTTAGATCAATGCCTGAACAGGTTAAAAGAGAAGCTAACTATATTAAAATAAGGAATTAATTGCCCCGGCAAGTCCTCCTTCGTTTTCAAAGGGATATTGCCAAGAAAAATTATTAGCTGTTTCGGAAGAAGACTCTACAAGTGAATCAGCAAACGCCTCAAGGATTACAGTTTGGTTTACACAGGCAACACATTGGGTATCAAACCTAAATGTTTGTCAGCCGCTTTAAATCCATTAAGAGAAGGTTCGAAAATTGTATCGGCGGGATCACCGCAGGTAATCCAAACGGGGTCATTTTATGCTCACCCTATAAAACAATCATCGGTGCCAGGAGGTTTGTGGTTAATGATGTGTTTGCGGATGCAATAATTTAAACAGCTCCTTTTGTAAATCGTCGTTTGACAATCCGTTTAATAACTGAGAATCAATTTCATACCATTTCTTTTTATTGCCTAATACACCAATTACATAGGTGTGTCCGGCCGGCACTGTTTCGCCGGTTTCGGGATGTTTTTTAGAGAGTGTTACTACTACATCTTTATATTTTGACATTATAGTAAGATAACTAAAATAATTGGTAGTAGGAGCGCAGTATACAAAGGAAAAGAACTCTCTGTCAAATTGTAAAAACCGGAGAGCTGAATAAACTGATAAGGCGAAAGAGGTTACCAAGAGCTTCACAGCAATGTGAGGCTTTTTTTGTGCCTGGTATAAGGGATGATCATAATATAAGATGAATCGAATAACCATATATTATTTTACTATTATTCGATTCATTCCCCGTTGTGGTTAATTCGTGCGAATTCTTCTGCGATTAGCCAGTGGCTTATACTATAGGGTGTTTCTAACCGTTAATAGTATTCTGTTTATACGGGAACGGATCATCCAGTATTTTATGAAACCTACCAGCTTATTATTCCGACTCTGTATACTAATTGTTTTGTTGGCTATTGGTAAGGACGCAAGAACTCAATTGGTAGCAGCATTTTCTTCTAATCCGGTTGCAGGATGTGCGCCGGTGCTGGTCAATTTTAAGGATGCTTCGTCAGGCAATCCCGATCAATGGGAGTGGGACCTTGGCAATGGAACTATTTCTTATTTCCAGCATCCTTCTGTCACTTATTTTAATCCTGGTACTTACACTGTAAAACTTACGGTCCGGAAGAATGGCCGTTCGGCAACAATAACCAAGACCCAGTATATTACTGTGTATGCCTTGCCTGTCATTGATTTTTCGTATTCTGCCACTACCGGGTGTTATCCCCTGAAGGTTGATTTTACTGATAAAAGTGCTCCGGGAAGTGGCACGTTGAGCAGTCATTTATGGGATTTTGGCGACGGAATTGTTGATCGTAGTGTAAACCCCGGGCATACTTACCAGGCTTCCGGAGATTATAACATATCGCTACAGGTTACCAATAGTTTTGGTTGCAAAGCGGGTGCAACGCGTCCCAATGCTATACGTATTCATACAGGAGTAAAGGCAGGCTTTACAGTGGGTACCCGAAGCTGCCAATCGCCCTCCAATGTCCCGTTTGCCAATACCAGTACGGGAACCGGCAGCTTAGTTTATAAATGGGATTTTGGAGATGGATCACAATCAACGGCGCTTGATCCTGTTCATACTTATACGTCATCTGGTAACTATATTGTGACATTGACTGTCTCTAATAGCGGAGGTTGTCAAGACGTAATTCAACAGACTGTTGAGGTGGGAAAGAATAAAGGTGATTTTACAGCACCTGCGATCTCCTGTGTAGGCCAGGACATTCAGATCAGCAATACATCAAATCCTACTCCGTTGAGTGTTGCATGGGATTTTGGCGATGGTACGACTGGAACTGATCCTTCACCAGCCCATGCTTATGGCGCTCCCGGCAACTATACGATCAAACAAGTAACTGCATTTTCAAATTGCCAGGATATTAAAATACAGGCAATAAAAATTATTCCTGCACCAACTGTTGACTTTTCGGCAGCAGAAAAAGTATCGTGTAAGGTGCCTTTTACAACAACCTTTACCAGTTTTGCTCCTGATGCGGTGGCCTGGAAGTGGGAATTCGGTGATGGTGAAACTTCTACCCTGGAAAACCCATCTCATACTTATAAGGTACAAGGCGTTTTTAATGTATCGTTGACGATTACCAATGGTGCCGGCTGCGAAGTGACCGCTACCAAAAATAGTTATATCGAGATCAAAAAGCCGGATGTGCGCATTATGAATGCGCTCTCTAAAGATTGCGTGCCTTTTACTTTTAAACCCGTGTTAAATATTATATCAATTACGCCCATTGTTAAGTATGAATGGGATTTTGGTGATGGCAGTACAGGTACTGGTTTGGATCCGGTACATACCTATACACAAAAAGGAACCTATACAGTTTCTGTTACTTATACTACTCAAGACGGATGTAAGGAAACAATTTCAAGAAAGGACCTGGTAAAGGTAGGTAACAAGGTAAAGGTAGACTTTGATGCCAATCCTAAAGATGCCTGTGCTTCTACTCCCATTAAATTTACGGACCTCTCGAAAGGTAACCCGCCTGCTGACAACCCTATAGAAGAATGGACATGGCAGTTTGGTGATGGAGGAGGCAGCAATCTTCAACACCCGACTTATGTTCATAGTGATACGGGTTCTATGTGGGTCGGTTTGACAGTTTATAGTAATGGATGTCCTTCCTGGGCGACAAAAACTAATTTTTTGCATATAAAGCCCCCCATTGCAAAATTTAAACCGGCTATGTCTTGCGCCGATCCTTATAGAAGGGATTTTATTAATGAATCAATTATTGATCCATCATTAAATCCGCTTACCTACCTATGGGATTTTGGTGACGGTCAGCAGGCATCAACAACAAATGCTTCTCATGTATATAACCGGCCAGGTATGTATGATGTAACGTTAACCGTCGTTAATGGCGGTTGCAGCTATGCAACTTCGAGCCGGGTATTTATTGTTGACAATACTGTGGACCTCCAGGCCTCCGATAATGCGGTTTGTATAGGTGGGTCAGTTAAGTTTGATTTCACTTTGTCAAACACAGATAATATAATCAGGTATTATTTGTATTCAGACTATAGTGCAACTTCTTATGATAAGAAGTATACGATAACTGAAACTTATACCAGGCCAGGTACATATGCTGTTTACGCTTATGTGGTGGACACCAACCACTGTGCAAAATCACTTATTAAAACAGTGCAGGTAATTGATATCAAGGCAGCGCTGCAAGTTGCGGCAGTTGCCTGTATTAATAAGCCGGTAAACATTACCAATATTTCTACCGGCGACGTGGGATTTCCTGTCACTAATAGCGTAATTGATTTTGGTGATGGTTCCCCGGTCGAGGTCAATCAGGCTGTTTGGTCTCATGTATATTCAAAAGCCGGAGATTATACGGTTACGCTAAAGGTATCGAACAGCAAAGGATGTCCTGGCAGTACTTCAACAGTGATCCATGTTACTGATCCGAAAGCTGATTTTAGTTCACCGGCATCCACGAGCTGTGTGGGAAAAGTAGTTTCGTTTGTTGCCAGTGGAGGGCAACAATTTACGTACGAGTGGGATTTCGGCGACGGGCAAACGGTAGCAGGCCCAACCCCGGTTCACCAGTATGCTAATGAGGGCACTTATTCTGTAGTGCTACGTTATAAGGATCAGTACGGGTGTACAGGTTCTGTGCAAAAGACCGACTTTGTAAAAATTGGCAATCCTGTGGCAGGTTTTACGATCAGTGACGATCAAAGCACCTGTCCTCCGCTGGTGGTAACCTTTGCTGACAGATCTATTAATGCAGAAAGTATATCCTGGGATTTTGGTGATGGGAATACTTCTACGAACGTTAATCCAGTCCATTTTTACACTTATCCCGGAGAATATTGGCCAAAAATGATTGTTACAAGCAAGGGAGGGTGTATTGATGTGCTGCAGGATAAAAAGATCACGATCAAAGGTCCTACCGGAACCTTTAATTATGGCAATGTGGATGGCTGTGCGCCTGTGTCAGTCGAGTTTACAGGTGTTACTAATGATGCGGTGAAATTTATTTGGGATTTTAATGATGGGGCAATTGCTACCACTACGGTCCCCAAGGTTGATTATACTTATAGCCGTCCCGGCAGTTATTTGCCAAGAATGATCCTCGAGGATGTTCAGGGGTGCCAGGTTCCTATCATTGGTCCGGATGTTATTGATGTATATGGATTGGTCGCGAATTTCAGTATGGATAAAACGATCGTGTGCGATCGGGGATTTGTACAATTTACCGACCAGTCCGTGTCCAACGACGTCATTACTAATTACTTTTGGAAGTTTGGGGATGGTAGTACGGGTAGTGGTCAGCAGTTTTCGAAGGAGTACACAGCTCCAGGTGACTATATGGTCCAGCTTGAAGTTACCACCCAACACAATTGTAAACATACTGTTGATGCCACAGTACCTATCCAGGTGATCCCTGCTCCCAAGCCCAATATTAGTTCTGCAACGGAGGCTTGTGTACCAGCAGACATTCTCTTTCAGGGGCAGTTGCAGATACCCAATCCTTATCCATTAACCTGGGCCTGGAGCTTCAATAATGGTCAAACTGCCAACGTACAAAATCCTTCTCCGGTTAGTTACGAAAAAGATGGCCGCTACCAGGTCTCTCTTGCTGTGACGAATTCTTATAATTGCACTGGCTCAACTTCTCAATTGGTCACGATCCACCCCTTACCTGCCCTGGATGCCGGGGAGGATGTTGTTATTTGTGAGCATACGTCCCATCTTCTGAAGGCTTCCGGCGCTGTAAAATATACATGGTCTTCGGTTGGTAGTATGTCGTGTGTCAATTGTAGCAATACCATGGTGCATCCTGCCACATCGACGAGGTATTATGTAGAAGGGGAAAGTTCGTATGGATGTAAAACTACTGATTCTGTGTATGTGATGGTACAGCACCCTTTTACGATCGATGTGCGTAAAGGGGATACTATCTGCGTGGGCGAAAAATTTCAATTGGAGGCTACCGGCGCTGACCGGTATAGTTGGTCGCCAGCTACGGGACTTGATAAAACTACTGTCCGTAATCCGTTGGCGCAGCCGAATGTTACAACGCTGTACCAGGTTATTGGAAGTGACAATTACAACTGTTTTACAGACACTGCTTATGTACCTGTAACAGTTTATCCTTATCCCAAGGTAGAGATGGAAGCCGGGAAGACGGTAGTGGTGGGGACTTCGGTGACGCTACAGCCGAAAATTTCCCCTGACGTAAAACAGATCCAATGGACGCCCGGCACGTGGCTTAGTTGTATTGATTGTGCTGCACCTGTTGCTTCTCCCAAGCAAACAATTCCATACCGGGTTTTGGTAACCAACGAAGGTGGTTGTATTGCCGAAAAGGTAATTAAGTTGTTTGTTGTTTGTAATGGGACTAATGTGTATCTCCCCAACACTTTTTCTCCCAATAACGATGGCGTCAATGATGTTTTTTATCCGCAAAGTAAGGGGGTGTCTTTTATAAGAAGTTTCCGCATTTTCAATCGTTGGGGCGAATTGGTGTTTGAGCAATTTAGCTTCCAGGGTAATGACCGTTCAAAAGGCTGGAACGGAAAGCAAAAGAATCAGCCAGCCGTTTATGATGTCTTTGTGTATGTTATGGAGGTTACTTGTGATAATGGAGAGATACTTTATTTAAAAGGTGATGTAACAATTATCAGGTAATATATGAAAAACTGGTTTGTTTATTGCGGCATGCGCTTGGCGATGATCCTTGTATCATGTTGCCTGCTTCACGACGGCCATGCGCAGGATATCCATTTTTCTCAGTTCTTTGAGGCTCCTTTATTACGCAATCCTTCGCTGGCGGGCATTTATGAGGGTGATATCCGTATACAGCTTGTTTACCGGGACCAATGGAAGAATATTACACCGGCTTCCTTTCGTACCGCCTCTTTCAATACTGAGTATAAAATGCCGATAGGAAAAGGGGATGACTTTTTCACCATCGGGGGCCAGATCCTTTATGATAAAGCAGGTTCTGCAGGCCTGGCCACCACGCACGTGCTGCCTGTTGTGAATTATCATAAGTCGCTCAGTAGCACACATCCAATTTATCTTTCATTAGGCTTTATGGGTGGTTATGTACAAAAGAAAATAGATTACTCAAGGATAACAACCGGCAATCAATATGAAAATGGCAATCCTAATCCCACTATTTCTACCGGAGAAACTTATATGGATCCGGTACTGCAGTATTGGGATGGGTCTGTAGGTATGAGTTTTAATACATCGTTCGGACATGCTTTACAACATCATGTATTCATAGGGGCTGCCTATCATCATCTTAACCGGCCGAAGGCCTCTTTTTATAAGAATGCTTCTGTTGAGCTGTATCCCAAATACGTCTTTTCCGGCGGTCTCAAGCTTACTGTTAATGAATTCAACAGTGTAACATTTTATGCTGATATATTTAAGCAAGGGCCTGCGCAGGAGGTTCTTGGCGGAGGTTGGTTCACGCACATTTTGGGGGATTTTCCCGAAGACCCGGAATATACTATTCATGGTGGTCTTTTTACACGTATTGGTGATGCGGTGATACCGATGATTAAAATCGATAAGCGGGCCTTTTCTATGACAATGACTTATGATATAAATATCTCGCCGCTGAAAACTGCGAGTCAATTTCGTGGGGGGCCTGAGCTGGGATTATCTTACCGGCAGTTCATTGAGCGTAACTCCAGCCGGGATAAAGTGCTGTGCCCACGTTTCTGACGAGTTGTCTTGAGGTTTTAATCCGCTTTTAATTAGAAGGGGCGGGAAGGAGCTTTTTAAGATGGTCCTCAGCCTTCTTATTGTCAGGGCTTAATTGAAGAGACCGTTGATAATTTTTGATTGCAAGCTCTTTGTTTCCCGCAGCTTCATATGCCTCTGCCAGGTTTTCGTACATTTCTGAACTTTTGGGGTATAATAGGACACTTAGCTTCAATACTTCAATCGCTTTTTCCAAAACTAGGGCGGTCGTAGGTTATAAGGGTTGCGTTCGTAATATCGGCTATTGGCTTCAAAAAACTACCCCAAACTGTTACGTCGGTCCCACTTCCACCTTCAAACAAGATTGGCATTCCCCTTCCTTTTATGATGTGAAAATGGAGACGGTAACCACCAACATCTAATAAGGTATCAATCGTCTGGCTTCTGGCTGAATTTGCCATTAAGCCAAAAAAAGTAAGTGTTGCAAAGAGATATTTTTTCACGATTTCAGATGGTTTTACGTTTGAAACATGATTAGATAATCCCGGGCATTCCATAACAAGGGCTGTTTACCCAGGCAACACATTGGGTAAGCTTTTTAATCCGGATGCCTGCAATGTGTGAATGATATAACTTAATTATCTGATTGTATAACAGTAGTTTGGGCTAATAGATTCAGTTTTGTTTATCCATCCGTGGTTATGTCAATCACAACTTATTTATGTCAAACAATACCAATAGTACCGTTATTAAGGACTACGAGAAGTTTAGTCCTGCAAACTACCCAAAAGCGTTTCATGAACTTTCCGTTTTAAATCAGGGGATAGCACATATCGCCATTTATTTCAAAGTTGAGATCATTATATCTTACTTAAAAGACCACTCCCTGAAAACCGATTGGGTTGAAGGCAATCCTGCACTCACCCAAATGATTACTTCCGGTTTTTTCAAAACTGAACATTTGGAATCGTTATTTGAATCTTGCCGCAACAATAAAGTTTTTCTTTATGATTTTGAAGGATACATTAGCAGGCTGCTTTTGATGCGAAGGGATTAACTTTTTAGTTCTTAGTGGCTATATGCAACAATTCCTTTGCAAGCAGCCGCTTGCTATTTAGAGAGTTTAGAGAGAGTTCTATGCAACGAATCCGAGCGACGCTGGTGGCAGGGATTGTGTTGTTACATATAGCGAATATCCGTTTTGGGAGCTCTTACCACTTCCGGTTTGGAAGCTATTTTTTTATGTAAAAACGTCAAAAACTTTATAATATCTTCAGACTCCCCCTGTTTGAAAAGAGGATGTTTATTGCATCCTCTATCTATTGAAACCTGCACATTGTTGCTTCCGGCAATAAACGACAGCTTAGTATATACTTTAGGAAACATATCACAATTGTCCTCCACCTGGATAGTGCCTTTTAATTTGGCAAGACCACACACCTGCGCCGTTTTAAAAATATCCGTCTTCTCCTGATCACTTAAGGTGAACTTACAATCATAAGATTTGCCATTCATAAAGTACACCGTGTAGGTTTCTTTTTCCAGATCAATTTTAGCATGCGCCCCTGTTTTAACTATTATTTTCTGAATTTGAATGTCCTTATCATTGCTTTTGGGGTTACAGGCAAATAGCATGGCTATTAGAAAGAATCTCATCATATTAAACGGCTTAGCAGGGACAAAGTACTAATTTTCTAAATCTGAACTACCTTACATGCTGTTAAAATTTCCCTGAAAAGTGGTAAGTGCAGGTCGTTTTTATGTATTGAGGGGCAATGTAAAGGTAAATAGGTTGTATTGCCCGTCGGTACTATACTCCAGGCTGCCTTTATGCAATAAGGTGAGGGAGCGGGCTAATGATAAGCCAATGCCGGTACTTTCAACCAGGCTGCTATTAGATGATCTGTAGAACGCGTCAAAAATATAATCCCGCTCGTTTTCGGGAATGAGATCGCCATCATTGAAGATCCTGATGATTACCTGTTCTTGGGAAGAGGTTGCATTCACTCCTGCTATAATTTCCAGCAGTATGTAGGAATGGCCATACTTGATGGCATTGTCCAATAAATTCCCTGTGATCTTAATAATTCCCTCTTCATCAATATTGCAAATAATCGAAGGCTGATTCGCCATAAATGTATAGTGAATACCTTTTTTATCCGCTTTGGGCTGAAAGTTATTGAATTGTTCCTTCACGATGGCCACGATATCCCTGGCTTCCGTATGCAGCAAATAATTCCCGGACTCTATTTTTCGGAAATCCAGCAACTGGTTGGTGAGTGTGAGTAACCTGTCGGTATTTTTATTCATGACCACCAGTTCATGCTTTATGTCGGGCATGCTGTCTGCCGATTTGAAGATCTTATCCATGGGGGCTTTTATAAGCGTTAATGGTGTGCGGATCTCGTGAGCGACTTTCGTGAAGAAATCAATTTTATGCTGGTATAGCTCTTTTTCCTTGTTCAGGGCAAAAAATTCCATGGCACGAAGCTGCTTTTCCCGGTGCCGGTTATAAAAGAAACGTACGATCAGGTAGCAGAGCGTGGCTATGATGATTGAATAGATCAAATACGCCAGCCGGGTTTTCCAAAACGGCGGTGTCACTTCAATGGCAAAGGATTTTTCATTGGGCACCCACATGCCATTGCTGTTGGTAGATTTTATTTTAATGACATAATTACCTGGTGACAGGTTATTAAAATGTATCCTTCGATCCTTGCCGATGAGATTCCATTTTTTATCAACCTCATCCAGCATATAAGCATATTCAATGTTTTCAGGAGAGGTGTAGTCAAGCGCGGCAAAATCCAGGCTGAAGGTAGAACGGTTATAGGGAAGCCTGATATGATCACTGTTGAGGACCAGTTTTTCGGAGATGGTATACATCGAATGGGAAGAAACCTCTTTGTTGTATACCTGTAGCTGTGTAAAAAAAATAGGGGGGACGGTTTTGCTAACAGAAAACTGTTTGGGGTTGAATCTTATGAAGCCTTTCAGGCTCCCGAAATAGATGTTGCCGGCAGTATCTTTAAAAGCAGAACGGTGATTGAACTGATTGCTTAAAAGTCCGTCACTTTGCCGGAAGGTCTTTAAAAATTCGCTGTTGATGTCAATATACGCCAAACCCATAGAGGTGGTGGCCCATATAATACCATTAGCATCCTGCACCGCACTATATACGATGTTGCTGGGCAAACCCGATGCTGTATTGTATACGCTTACCTGGTTATTGACAAGTGATATCCTGAAAAGACCGGACTCTGTAGCAACCCAGAGATAACCGTCACGGTCTTCCAGGAAGTTTACCACCTTGGTTTCATTAAATAAAATGCTTCCTTTATAGGGGATAGATAGTTTTTCCGGTTTCCCCTTATTGATACAATAAATACCACTATCATGCGTACCTATCCAGATGCGGCCTTTACTGTCCTGCAGGATGGCTGAGTAAAAGCCATGCCTGGGAAGCCCTTCTACGCTATTGAATTGTTTCGTTCTGGTGTCAAAATTATACAGACCGTTGGAGGTGCATACCAGCAGGTCTCCCTGACTGGTTTTATACAGGATGTTTATGTAGTTACTGTTTAATCCATTATTGGAATGGGCTACCTGGTGTTGTTTAATCGTGTTGGACGGTATGTCGAGCACATACAGGCCATTTTCAAAGGTGCCTATGTATAGATTATCCTGGTCTGCCAGCAAGCCATGTATGTTGGTGGGTAGGTTGCTGTAATTTTTAAAGACCTGTTTTACAGGATCAAATTGACTCAGTCCTTTGTCTTCTGTTCCTATCCATATTTTCCCGTATTGGTCCTGTGCCATTTCCCTGACTACACTGCCATGGATGGAGGTCCCATCCGGATGGGGGAAGAATTTTTCAAATGGCATGGAATGGTTGGGAAAGTAATTAATGCCACCGAAGTAAGTTCCTACCCAGATGCCTCCTTCTTTATCCTTACAAAGGGAATAGATCGCATTATCAGTCAATGAATATTTATCGCCTGTCATTTTACGAAGATGCCGGATGTTACCTGTTTGGTTGTTAACAATAAATAACCCGGCCTCGGACCCTACCCAATATTCTTGTTCGCCTGCTTTCAAAATGCTTCTTATAAACAACTTCCCCTTGCTGTGAGGAAGCAAGGGTATGGGTGACCATTTCTCCTGCTGAATATCAAATTGCTGTAACCCTGTGAGAGATGTTCCGATTAATAGTTTGTTACCGGTGTATTCGCAAATGCTTTCAATGGTATTGTTATTGCCGGCTACTTCAGGTGATCTGTAGTAATTGAATTGTTGGGTTGTTACCTGGTACCTGGCTAAAACGCCATTACCGCATCCCAGCCATAAGGTGCCATCTGTTGATTGATAGAGCTTCGTGATGTTTTGCAATTCCGGTGCAGGATAATGGATCACCCTCCTGGTTTTGGTATCGTATTTAAACAACGCGGA comes from Paraflavitalea devenefica and encodes:
- a CDS encoding SRPBCC family protein, with protein sequence MTLVYILIAVMLLLLIAAVFVKRDFVVQRQLDIPKDPQEIFSFIKYLNNHKYFSKWVTKHAIDTTDTRGRDGTVGFIQPWNNYRDKAGIGELEIKAFTENEKVHLLHHYFKPIKGLGESEIIIRQNGHSGSLVKWQYTGHTKYPFNLITSMLNMDKIVGKDLDQCLNRLKEKLTILK
- a CDS encoding PorP/SprF family type IX secretion system membrane protein — translated: MKNWFVYCGMRLAMILVSCCLLHDGHAQDIHFSQFFEAPLLRNPSLAGIYEGDIRIQLVYRDQWKNITPASFRTASFNTEYKMPIGKGDDFFTIGGQILYDKAGSAGLATTHVLPVVNYHKSLSSTHPIYLSLGFMGGYVQKKIDYSRITTGNQYENGNPNPTISTGETYMDPVLQYWDGSVGMSFNTSFGHALQHHVFIGAAYHHLNRPKASFYKNASVELYPKYVFSGGLKLTVNEFNSVTFYADIFKQGPAQEVLGGGWFTHILGDFPEDPEYTIHGGLFTRIGDAVIPMIKIDKRAFSMTMTYDINISPLKTASQFRGGPELGLSYRQFIERNSSRDKVLCPRF
- a CDS encoding DoxX family protein, encoding MKITKIKIAYWIVLVFITIGMLFSAVPSVLKLPYAVEHFCNVLKLPEYLLVFTGVIKIIGLITLYIPGYPRLKEWIFAGFTFDLIGAWYCNYSGLNSFAGTLPVLVYLLILFVLYYLYHRIHPTTK
- a CDS encoding PKD domain-containing protein, with the protein product MKPTSLLFRLCILIVLLAIGKDARTQLVAAFSSNPVAGCAPVLVNFKDASSGNPDQWEWDLGNGTISYFQHPSVTYFNPGTYTVKLTVRKNGRSATITKTQYITVYALPVIDFSYSATTGCYPLKVDFTDKSAPGSGTLSSHLWDFGDGIVDRSVNPGHTYQASGDYNISLQVTNSFGCKAGATRPNAIRIHTGVKAGFTVGTRSCQSPSNVPFANTSTGTGSLVYKWDFGDGSQSTALDPVHTYTSSGNYIVTLTVSNSGGCQDVIQQTVEVGKNKGDFTAPAISCVGQDIQISNTSNPTPLSVAWDFGDGTTGTDPSPAHAYGAPGNYTIKQVTAFSNCQDIKIQAIKIIPAPTVDFSAAEKVSCKVPFTTTFTSFAPDAVAWKWEFGDGETSTLENPSHTYKVQGVFNVSLTITNGAGCEVTATKNSYIEIKKPDVRIMNALSKDCVPFTFKPVLNIISITPIVKYEWDFGDGSTGTGLDPVHTYTQKGTYTVSVTYTTQDGCKETISRKDLVKVGNKVKVDFDANPKDACASTPIKFTDLSKGNPPADNPIEEWTWQFGDGGGSNLQHPTYVHSDTGSMWVGLTVYSNGCPSWATKTNFLHIKPPIAKFKPAMSCADPYRRDFINESIIDPSLNPLTYLWDFGDGQQASTTNASHVYNRPGMYDVTLTVVNGGCSYATSSRVFIVDNTVDLQASDNAVCIGGSVKFDFTLSNTDNIIRYYLYSDYSATSYDKKYTITETYTRPGTYAVYAYVVDTNHCAKSLIKTVQVIDIKAALQVAAVACINKPVNITNISTGDVGFPVTNSVIDFGDGSPVEVNQAVWSHVYSKAGDYTVTLKVSNSKGCPGSTSTVIHVTDPKADFSSPASTSCVGKVVSFVASGGQQFTYEWDFGDGQTVAGPTPVHQYANEGTYSVVLRYKDQYGCTGSVQKTDFVKIGNPVAGFTISDDQSTCPPLVVTFADRSINAESISWDFGDGNTSTNVNPVHFYTYPGEYWPKMIVTSKGGCIDVLQDKKITIKGPTGTFNYGNVDGCAPVSVEFTGVTNDAVKFIWDFNDGAIATTTVPKVDYTYSRPGSYLPRMILEDVQGCQVPIIGPDVIDVYGLVANFSMDKTIVCDRGFVQFTDQSVSNDVITNYFWKFGDGSTGSGQQFSKEYTAPGDYMVQLEVTTQHNCKHTVDATVPIQVIPAPKPNISSATEACVPADILFQGQLQIPNPYPLTWAWSFNNGQTANVQNPSPVSYEKDGRYQVSLAVTNSYNCTGSTSQLVTIHPLPALDAGEDVVICEHTSHLLKASGAVKYTWSSVGSMSCVNCSNTMVHPATSTRYYVEGESSYGCKTTDSVYVMVQHPFTIDVRKGDTICVGEKFQLEATGADRYSWSPATGLDKTTVRNPLAQPNVTTLYQVIGSDNYNCFTDTAYVPVTVYPYPKVEMEAGKTVVVGTSVTLQPKISPDVKQIQWTPGTWLSCIDCAAPVASPKQTIPYRVLVTNEGGCIAEKVIKLFVVCNGTNVYLPNTFSPNNDGVNDVFYPQSKGVSFIRSFRIFNRWGELVFEQFSFQGNDRSKGWNGKQKNQPAVYDVFVYVMEVTCDNGEILYLKGDVTIIR
- a CDS encoding VOC family protein; translated protein: MQGINIYLHFNGNSEIAFSFYKSVFGGEFLAIQRYKDIPGGDKMNAEDQEKMVHISLKIAPNTTLMASDNLASHQNELVMGNNYHICIQAENEKEANKLFQALSKDGKIEMPMNKTFWGAYFGMCQDKFGLLWMINFTYPVNH
- a CDS encoding tetratricopeptide repeat protein; the protein is MYENLAEAYEAAGNKELAIKNYQRSLQLSPDNKKAEDHLKKLLPAPSN
- a CDS encoding alpha/beta fold hydrolase → MKKYLFATLTFFGLMANSARSQTIDTLLDVGGYRLHFHIIKGRGMPILFEGGSGTDVTVWGSFLKPIADITNATLITYDRPSFGKSD